The sequence below is a genomic window from Gossypium hirsutum isolate 1008001.06 chromosome A11, Gossypium_hirsutum_v2.1, whole genome shotgun sequence.
GTAGTATTAGAGAGATTTGCCCCTGCAATATGATTGCCATGATAATAATTTCTGAAGTCATGATGGCTCTCTATAGCTTCAAGCACTGGAACATTCTCTCTAGTTAACCAATCAAACTGGTGAATGCCTTTCACTTCAACTATGATAGATGCTACGGGATTTAGTGCAAACCAAGAATGCATACCCGCATAAGTTTTCTTGTCAGTGATGACATGGAAGACGACCTTTTCAGGTTCTAGTGATGACCGGACAACAGAAGTAACAACTACCGATGCAGCTAGTATGTTGTCCGTAGACAAGACAAAGTGATGGTAAGAGTTGTTAGAAAGCACAGGGAGGAGCTCAGGAGAAGGTAGTTGTCTGCGCGCATGAGCATTGGAAGAGTATTCATCAGTTAAACGCAAAGAAAAACAATGGATGCCTTTTGGAATAGAACTTGCAGCAAAGTGCCTATTCATCAGCTCTGAAGCTTTAGATTCCCTAATTTCCCTTTCAAGTTTCTCCATCTGTGTAAACAAGAcaaaaaaaaaggactaattaGAAATTTTACCAAGCTTAAACAATATGAGAAACTTAGAATCCATAATGAATCTATAAACCCTCAACATGTTAATACATACCAAAGAAGAATAAAGTAAATTCAAAGTAACTATCTTTATGTAGCATGACAATACCATTGCTCTTAAAGAGAATGCAAAGGTCTTTGCATCGTACTGGTTGTTCTTCATTTCAGCAACAAGTTGACTAAATGAATCTGGAAGCTTTAGACCATCAGGGATTTCCTCAGTGATTACTTGATTGAAGATCTTATAAAAGTCCCTAACTAGTTTCTGCGGAACCATCATTATCACCATAAAGTACAACTCAAGTTAAAAGCAACGACAAATTGTTGACCATAAGAAAAATCCCCCCAAAAAAAGCAGTTCTTGTATGGAGAGAATGGGATACTTACTCCTGAATCATCAACTCTCCCTAGAAACCTCGGTCCGAACCGCCTACCAAAACAATCTGGGCAtagtagaacaagatgagaactCATGGACTCAAAGACAACATTATAAACAGTAAAACGCTATACTGATCTAGTTAGATAACTACGAATCCAACAAGAAAGtctgaccaagttctaaaatgatcatagtcaaattttattgatataaacaCTAAAATGAAATGACCAGAAAAATCAAATAGCacgagttaaaaaaataaaaaaataaaaacctcgAGTTATAAGCAatcaatttcaaatatcaatGAGGACATTATTATATAAGTTTGGATTCACCAGTTCTGAACAATTTCCAAGGTCTTTCCATCAAGAAAATAGATGCTGAAGAAATTTAAAcgttaaatatataaataaacctTTTCTTTTACAATCTAGTCCAAAGTTGACCTAttccaaagaaataaaatgtaaatCAACTGGAAAAGAATTCATATAGtgataaaacaaaaaagaagaacaaaCAAGAATTCAAGAAAAAGCTTCACTATAAACCTGGAATGCAACTCCAACTGAATTATAAACATTTGAAAAGTGTTGATATATATTGAGACCACAAAGCAATAAAATGCTTTTGAACTTTCAGAACTATCTGCATAATTTATCCGATTCATTAATCAGATATCCACGACATTTTCTAGTAACAAATCAACTGCACTAACCTAAGATACAGATCAACCAGTAAAATTAAGTCCAAGAAACTCATTAACAATTATATGTGGATCTTATTGACAaacaaccttttctttcagcAGTAAAGTATACAAATTTATCATCAAAATACACTGCAAAATACTAACCCACATTTCCTAATCCATGAGTAATCTAAAATCAACCAACATATTAACGACCTAACTCCATCCACACACTAAATCAGGTTGGTAGGAATCCCACAAATCGAAGCATCAACGATATCAGCCAAATGAAATAAAAGCAAGATCACCCACATCAAAAAATAGGGATCAAGATAATTCCAGGAAATAAAAGGTCTAGCATATCGACTAAACTAAGAAGACATGAATATATCAAAAGAACCAACGCAGTAGTCAATATCCAATTTCCTTCATGCACACGCTAAATTAGATTGACATGAACCAAGATCAAATGCATAATCAAATACACATGAAGACAGCAAGAATCGGATAATTAAGATCCCAAGAAAAGCCAAACAGATAACATCCGAGAGTGATAACAAAAGAAGGCCCACATCAAATCAGCTCCTATCCCATCAAATGCATAAAGAAAAACCAAATGAAACCTAATCAagatcaaaaagaaaagaaaaaggaaataggaGATTAAAGGAAAGGGTACCAAATGAGGAGCACTTGTTGGCACCTTCAAGGGTAACAAGAGCCGTAAGAATGAAGACAAAAGGCAACAAGAAAGCGACGATGAGAATGGTATGGAAAAGGGTCCTATATGAAATATGTCTAGCTGCCACTTTGATCTTCATTAAGTCAGTAAGCCCATTGTTGCTTGATATCGTTATACTTCTCATGCTAGGCGAGATGTGAAGCTGCATCCTTCTCTATGCAGCCTCACCACATATAAACAATTCTTCTCTACTCTATCCAAAAACACATCCTCTTTCTTAATGTTATCAAAACCAGCTGCTGCTCCTTCACAGTCTTTCTTTTTAATAATCCTCTTCACACCCAATCCAACCCCAACCACCATCAGATCCaacccttttcttcttctttgcctCCTGATTCAAGCTTTGATTTCTTGATCTGGGTTTTCTTTTAAACTCTCCCTTCCTTTGTTGGTTCCTCTAACAAAGATATCCACTGCATTGGACTTTTAAAACCCCGCCaaaattttggtttctttttctcCCTTTATTTCGAGCTTTTTTGCATTAAGAATCATACTTAGATATTATTGAAATCTGGATTTTAATTATTGAATCTTAACCATTGTTAGATTTTGCTTTCCCATTGGATCAAGAAGGAAAGgacaagaataaaaaataaataaatgaaaaacaaagaGGAAGTATTGTTCTTTTTCCCCTTagaaaataggtttttttttccttttggttccAATAGAGCTTTCGCGTTGGTGAATCAATTCATCAAAATCTATTTTctttagaaatataaattaatatatatttttatgaaaataaaataaaatattattttattaataatcttAAGAAAATGATGCATTAAgggaataattttaaaaatgaaaatgaaaaagaaaagaaagagaaattgatttttcattttgattttgaggAGTCAAGTGAGAGAAATGTGGGATGAGTTTGACCTTTGAAAAGGGAGTAAAGCAACAATCTTTAGTGCTAAATTTAGAAGTTTTTGTCCTTAGTTTAGTTTATGAGCTAAATTTAGAGACATTTTTTTATATGTGGGtgttattttcttaattttactttaaaaaaatatcttatataataaaaaaaaattagatttttttttgccAACTTAATGATACCAAGTTTTTCTCTATGTCAACTGAAAAAAATTGAATCTAATTCTCTTAAGTTGTAAGTAAGAGataaatagtttttaaattttaaatgtgaatagtgaattttaaatttaaaaattaaataaaaatcaataaaaatatactGAATCAAGattaataatattaaacatattGAGTTCGAATAACACAACgaaaatatatacaataaaatCCTTCAATCTCATCATACTGAAACAACACAAGGATGAATGCAAATTTATCATGTCCGATGCTCATGTTCAATACATCTTTTGGACACGAGTACATGAATATGACCGTGACCTTCTAGAAACTTGTAAATATATGACGAATCTATATCCAATACTTCTATCAGAGCCCGAGTAACATAGATTACTAGATTTCCCTGATTAAGTTTCGCCTCCACTTTggactgaaaaaaaaaaagaacaaaggctTCCACATGATATATcttaattgcataatttaaacaaTGACCTTTTGGCATAGGATATGAGCTTCCAATtcatgagtctaatttcaggctGAGGATTTTAGTCATTCAAAATAATTATCCTTGTacaaaatttcacatatttctgacCTGAATCAAACTGTGAGCTGGTGCTTTCCGCAACCCAATGTCATTTATTATACGTCTCATATTTTCTGCATCTTTCCACCTCCCAACTGCAGAATAAATTTTTGCCATCAATACATAATTCCCGGTGTTCTCTGGCTCCAGTTCGAAAAGCCGCTTTGCAGCTTTCTCCCCCAACTCAGCATTCTCGTGTATTACACAAGCACCGAGCAATGCACCCCAAACGGCATGACTAGTTGCGTACGGCATTGTTCTAATGATATCATAAGCCTCATCCAGTCTGCCAGAACGGCCAAGAAGGTCAACAATGCAAGTATAATGATCATCTGCCGGGCTTATTTGGTGATTTATAAGCATGAATTTAAACAAATCCAATCCCTCATCCACCAAACCAGCATGGCTGCAAGCATGCAGCACAGAAGTGAAAGTAACTTCATTAGGCTTCACCCCGGCTCGAACCATCTCTTTGAAAAGCGAAACAGCTATCTCACCATGCCCATGTGCTCCATAACCAGCAATTATTACACTCCACAGATAAATGTCCTTGTTCTTGTCAGGTATCCCACTAAAGATCTTGTGAGCAGATTCTAAATGGCCGCATTTTGAATATATATCAGCCACCGCGGTGGcaatttcactgtttgacaatAATCCAGACCTTACCAAATAAGAATGGATGTTCATTGCTTGCTGTAAATCTGCATGGATGGCATATGCAGGTAGAAAACTCTTCAAGGTAGCACCATCAGGTTTCACACCTTCTATCAGCATTTCTTTGAAAAGTTTTATTGCTTCATTTCCAAGTCTATTATGAATGCAACCGGCGAGAATTGCATTCCATGGAACCGTTTTCCTTTTTGAAGTTCTCTTGAAAACTTGGAAGCTAAGGTCAAATCGATTGCATTTAGCATACATATCGATCAATGAAGTCTCCACCATAACATCAGACTCAAGTTTTTGCCTTACTGCCCAACCATGCAGACACCTACCATCCATTAAATTGTTCGACTCCCCACAAGCCGAAAGAAGAGATGCAAGGGTAACCGAATTAGGTTTCACACCTTCATGCACCATCAAGAAACAGAGTCTCAATGCAGCTCTTAAATCACCATTCGAAATATACACATTGATCAAAGAAGTCCAAGTCACCACATCCCTTTGAACCATTCCATCAAAAACCAACCTTGCTTCCTCCATACTCCCACATTTTGCGAACATATCCACTAAAGCATTCCTCACTACAACTTCCTTCTCCCAACCCTTCTCTTTCACCAACTCATGAACCCTTCTCCCAACCTCCAATTCCTTCAAAAATCCACAAACAGGCAAAACCGAAACAACAGTAGCACAATCCACGACCACCTCATCATCCACCATCTTATTAAAAATTCCCAAAGCTTCCTTGGCGCGTCCATTTTTGAAGTACCCACTAATCATCGAATTCCATGAAACCACATTAGGCTTCAACATAGAATCAAAAACTTTCCCTCCTTCCTCTTTCTTCCCGCAATTCATATACATTGCCAACAAAGAATTCATCACAAAACTGTCCTTTTCAAAACCACCCATCAAAACTCTCCCATGAACTACCCTACCGGAATCAACCAACTTCTCTTCCCCGATAGCCTTAAAAACAAAAGGGTACGTATAATTATCTGCCATGCATTTCCCCAAGTTAACCATCTCAAGAAACAAATTTAGTGTTTCTAAATAGAACCCATTCTTTGTGTACATTTTCAACATCATGTTATATGAAAACAAGGTTGGATTAGGTATTTCATCGAACAGTTTGCGAGCAGTGTCGATGTGGCCGCAACAAGCATATGAACAAGAAAGGTCCGAGCAGAGATACGGGCTAAGGAGGCCTGACGTTATGATTAAGGCATGGAGTTGGGTCGTTTTGGTGAGTGATTTAGCGGCAATGTAGTGTTTTAAGAGAGACTTGCATTGTTTGCCTTTGGAGAAGACCAGAGATTGCCCATTCATTAAGTCTGGTTTTTCTGCTAGAACTACACCCTTTTCTTTGTCTGGAAATTTAAGCTTCTatatatagtaattaatatttcaagATTTTCGGTATAAAAGTGAAAAGTAGTGAGAGTACAATAAGAAATTAAACCTCtacgtaaatattaatattataagttatctttttaacaaaaaaaaattgagtactCAAATTCGATTTTCTTTCTAAATAATTCGATCTTTTTTACACAATACTTAAAATTACCCACATCTCCTTTTCAATACATCCTTAACTCAATCGGGCTCACAtctgaatttttatatataaattacacatattcttttttttttataaatttattcaagtTGAAATATGTTccatattaaattaattctaattaattctaattataatatatataataaaatattctttcatatacaaattaagtTATACTTGTACGaagatatttttatcttttttatataataaatcaataaaaattaaaaataaaaattattttagaaccTAAATCAATTTGATTATTATCAATTCAACCATCATCCAATTCTTATATAGTTGTGAATATAATAAACAAACAACTTATTCACGATTCAACCCATCCATAACCATCATACCTAATCTAGCACCTTTAGCTAATCTCACATTCGTTTCTTCTTTAAGAACATGTTCTATTAATTAATAATCAAGAAACACAATTTAGTTCAATATCTCAAATATCAACATAATCAAAGACAAAAATGAAGTTGATTAAGGCAAATTATTTGCAACTTTGACATTATCTCTTTGATTCAGAATATAAAATCACTGCAAACTATTTACTGCACCTTCATTTGATACCAGGGATTGTGTTGGGTTTTTATAATTAATCAAGTCTTCCCATATTAACCATCGAAGCGCTTCCTCTTGCATcctttttataattaatcaaGTCTTCCCATATTAACCATCGAAGCGCTTCCTCTTGCATCCTTCAACCACTAGTAATGATGACATTCATATCCAAGGTACTTAAGAGTTAGTGCTCTGCTTGATAACagttttgatgaatatttttctGCTCAGGAATCTCTCATTTTATCTTGCTGATGGTCTGCAGGAGTGATTAATTGCGATGATCTATGTGGTTTTATCATCCGTATAGTGGGTGCTGGACGCAGTCTCAAGTTTCTGAACAT
It includes:
- the LOC107924750 gene encoding probable galacturonosyltransferase 13 isoform X2, whose protein sequence is MQLHISPSMRSITISSNNGLTDLMKIKVAARHISYRTLFHTILIVAFLLPFVFILTALVTLEGANKCSSFDCFGRRFGPRFLGRVDDSGKLVRDFYKIFNQVITEEIPDGLKLPDSFSQLVAEMKNNQYDAKTFAFSLRAMMEKLEREIRESKASELMNRHFAASSIPKGIHCFSLRLTDEYSSNAHARRQLPSPELLPVLSNNSYHHFVLSTDNILAASVVVTSVVRSSLEPEKVVFHVITDKKTYAGANLSNTTPRSFASKLQARSPKYISLLNHLRIYLPELFPDLDKVVFLDDDVVIQRDLSPLWEIDLQGKVNGAIETCKGEDEWVMSKYFKNYFNFSHPLISKHLDPDECAWAYGMNIFDLRAWRKTNIRETYHFWLKENLKSNLTMWKLGTLPPALIAFKGRVHPIDPSWHMLGLGYQSKTNIENVKRAAVIHYNGQSKPWLEIGFDHLRPFWTKYVNYSNDFVRNCHILES
- the LOC107924750 gene encoding probable galacturonosyltransferase 13 isoform X1; its protein translation is MQLHISPSMRSITISSNNGLTDLMKIKVAARHISYRTLFHTILIVAFLLPFVFILTALVTLEGANKCSSFDCFGRRFGPRFLGRVDDSGKLVRDFYKIFNQVITEEIPDGLKLPDSFSQLVAEMKNNQYDAKTFAFSLRAMMEKLEREIRESKASELMNRHFAASSIPKGIHCFSLRLTDEYSSNAHARRQLPSPELLPVLSNNSYHHFVLSTDNILAASVVVTSVVRSSLEPEKVVFHVITDKKTYAGMHSWFALNPVASIIVEVKGIHQFDWLTRENVPVLEAIESHHDFRNYYHGNHIAGANLSNTTPRSFASKLQARSPKYISLLNHLRIYLPELFPDLDKVVFLDDDVVIQRDLSPLWEIDLQGKVNGAIETCKGEDEWVMSKYFKNYFNFSHPLISKHLDPDECAWAYGMNIFDLRAWRKTNIRETYHFWLKENLKSNLTMWKLGTLPPALIAFKGRVHPIDPSWHMLGLGYQSKTNIENVKRAAVIHYNGQSKPWLEIGFDHLRPFWTKYVNYSNDFVRNCHILES
- the LOC107924750 gene encoding probable galacturonosyltransferase 13 isoform X3, with the protein product MQLHISPSMRSITISSNNGLTDLMKIKVAARHISYRTLFHTILIVAFLLPFVFILTALVTLEGANKCSSFDCFGRRFGPRFLGRVDDSGKLVRDFYKIFNQVITEEIPDGLKLPDSFSQLVAEMKNNQYDAKTFAFSLRAMMEKLEREIRESKASELMNRHFAASSIPKGIHCFSLRLTDEYSSNAHARRQLPSPELLPVLSNNSYHHFVLSTDNILAASVVVTSVVRSSLEPEKVVFHVITDKKTYAGMHSWFALNPVASIIVEVKGIHQFDWLTRENVPVLEAIESHHDFRNYYHGNHIAGANLSNTTPRSFASKLQARSPKYISLLNHLRIYLPELFPDLDKVVFLDDDVVIQRDLSPLWEIDLQGKVNGAIETCKGEDEWVMSKYFKNYFNFSHPLISKHLDPDECAWAYGMNIFDLRAWRKTNIRETYHFWLKELQEGSDLSTF
- the LOC107923104 gene encoding pentatricopeptide repeat-containing protein At5g39350 — its product is MNGQSLVFSKGKQCKSLLKHYIAAKSLTKTTQLHALIITSGLLSPYLCSDLSCSYACCGHIDTARKLFDEIPNPTLFSYNMMLKMYTKNGFYLETLNLFLEMVNLGKCMADNYTYPFVFKAIGEEKLVDSGRVVHGRVLMGGFEKDSFVMNSLLAMYMNCGKKEEGGKVFDSMLKPNVVSWNSMISGYFKNGRAKEALGIFNKMVDDEVVVDCATVVSVLPVCGFLKELEVGRRVHELVKEKGWEKEVVVRNALVDMFAKCGSMEEARLVFDGMVQRDVVTWTSLINVYISNGDLRAALRLCFLMVHEGVKPNSVTLASLLSACGESNNLMDGRCLHGWAVRQKLESDVMVETSLIDMYAKCNRFDLSFQVFKRTSKRKTVPWNAILAGCIHNRLGNEAIKLFKEMLIEGVKPDGATLKSFLPAYAIHADLQQAMNIHSYLVRSGLLSNSEIATAVADIYSKCGHLESAHKIFSGIPDKNKDIYLWSVIIAGYGAHGHGEIAVSLFKEMVRAGVKPNEVTFTSVLHACSHAGLVDEGLDLFKFMLINHQISPADDHYTCIVDLLGRSGRLDEAYDIIRTMPYATSHAVWGALLGACVIHENAELGEKAAKRLFELEPENTGNYVLMAKIYSAVGRWKDAENMRRIINDIGLRKAPAHSLIQVRNM